Proteins from a single region of Ziziphus jujuba cultivar Dongzao chromosome 1, ASM3175591v1:
- the LOC107404004 gene encoding inactive protein kinase SELMODRAFT_444075: MSREQKRVKQEKGSDVAEKVVVAVKASKEIPKTALVWALTHVVQPGDCITLLVVVPAQSSGRRLWGFPLFAGDCASGHRKSNSGTTSELKCDITDSCSQMILQLHDVYDPNKINVKIKIISGSPCGAVAAEAKRAQASWVILDKQLKHEEKRCMEELQCNIVVMKRSQPKVLRLNLNGSPKKEPELACQLPPEHEKGSEKHPNKKDDSLNSIRGPVVTPTSSPELGTPFTATEAGASSVSSSDPGTSPFLISEINGDLKKEGSIAAKENQDIDDASSDSDCENLSMSSASLRFQPWVADFLNSHRHASQHIEESSHKSNYKPQPSSTNSLEKFTKHDREAGVGMPNYRSDIDFSGNVREAISLSRNAPPGPPPLCSICQHKAPVFGKPPKWFSYAELELATGGFSQANFLAEGGFGSVHRGVLPDGQAVAVKQHKLASSQGDLEFCSEVEVLSCAQHRNVVMLIGFCIEDRRRLLVYEYICNGSLDSHLYGQRRQPLEWSARQKIAVGAARGLRYLHEECRVGCIVHRDMRPNNILITHDFEPLVGDFGLARWQPDGDTGVETRVIGTFGYLAPEYAQSGQITEKADVYSFGVVLVELVTGRKAVDLNRPKGQQCLTEWARPLLEEYAIDELVDPRLGNQYSEQEVYCMLHAASLCIRRDPQSRPRMSQVLRILEGDLVMDTNCVSTPGYDVGNRSGRLWAEQQQHQQCHVPLADEALGDFSGKLNLENLRSTYWERDKARRTSCEDDL, translated from the exons ATGAGTCGAGAACAGAAGCGGGTGAAGCAAGAGAAAGGGTCCGATGTTGCCGAGAAGGTTGTGGTTGCCGTTAAGGCATCCAAGGAAATTCCTAAGACTGCTTTGGTCTGGGCTTTGACTCATGTTGTTCAGCCAGGGGACTGCATCACACTGCTTGTTGTTGTCCCTGCACAAAGTTCAG GTAGAAGATTATGGGGCTTTCCATTATTCGCAGGGGACTGTGCCAGTGGTCATCGAAAGTCTAATTCAGGAACAACCTCAGAGCTGAAATGTGATATTACAGATTCCTGCTCTCAGATGATTCTTCAACTTCATGATGTTTATGATCCAAACAAG ATTAATGTCAAGATCAAGATCATTTCTGGATCCCCTTGTGGGGCTGTGGCAGCAGAGGCGAAGAGAGCTCAAGCCAGTTGGGTTATATTAGACAA ACAGCTCAAACATGAGGAAAAACGCTGCATGGAAGAGCTGCAGTGCAACATTGTGGTCATGAAGCGTTCCCAGCCAAAAGTTCTTCGCTTGAATTTGAATGGATCACCAAAGAAGGAACCTGAGTTAGCTTGTCAGTTGCCTCCTGAACATGAGAAAGGGTCTGAAAAACATCCTAATAAGAAGGATGACTCTTTAAATTCCATTCGAGGGCCTGTCGTTACACCAACTAGTAGCCCTGAGCTAGGGACGCCTTTTACAGCCACTGAAGCTGGAGCTTCATCGGTGTCTAGTTCTGATCCAGGAACTTCACCGTTTCTCATTTCAGAAATAAATGGAGATCTGAAGAAGGAAGGATCAATAGCAGCTAAAGAAAATCAGGATATTGATGATGCTAGTTCAGACTCTGACTGTGAAAATTTGTCCATGTCCTCAGCAAGTTTGAGGTTCCAACCATGGGTAGCAGACTTTCTGAATTCTCATCGACACGCCTCACAGCACATAGAAGAAAGCTCACACAAATCTAATTATAAGCCTCAACCATCATCAACAAATTCTCTAGAAAAATTCACGAAACATGACAGGGAAGCTGGAGTTGGAATGCCAAACTACAGGAGTGATATAGATTTTAGTGGAAATGTGAGAGAAGCAATTTCTCTTTCCAGAAATGCGCCTCCTGGTCCCCCTCCATTATGCTCAATATGTCAACACAAAGCTCCCGTATTTGGAAAGCCTCCAAAGTGGTTCAGCTATGCAGAACTGGAGCTTGCTACTGGTGGATTTTCACAAGCCAATTTCTTGGCAGAAGGAGGGTTTGGATCTGTTCACAGAGGGGTGCTACCAGATGGCCAAGCCGTTGCAGTCAAGCAACACAAATTAGCTAGTTCTCAAGGGGATCTTGAATTTTGCTCTGAAGTGGAAGTACTGAGCTGTGCTCAGCACCGCAATGTGGTTATGTTGATTGGATTCTGTATTGAGGATAGAAGAAGATTATtggtttatgaatatatatgcaaTGGGTCGCTGGATTCCCATCTATACG GGCAGCGTCGACAACCATTAGAATGGTCTGCACGGCAAAAAATTGCAGTTGGAGCGGCTCGAGGGCTGCGGTATCTACATGAAGAATGTAGAGTGGGTTGCATTGTCCACCGTGACATGCGTCCAAACAATATCCTAATTACACATGATTTTGAACCATTG GTTGGGGATTTTGGCCTTGCAAGGTGGCAGCCAGATGGAGACACCGGTGTGGAAACCAGAGTAATTGGAACATTTGG ATATTTGGCTCCAGAATATGCTCAAAGTGGTCAAATCACGGAAAAAGCTGATGTATATTCCTTTGGGGTGGTTCTGGTGGAGCTAGTTACAGGGAGAAAAGCTGTGGATCTCAACCGGCCTAAGGGCCAGCAGTGTCTCACTGAATGG GCACGGCCATTATTAGAAGAATATGCAATTGATGAACTTGTTGACCCAAGGCTGGGGAATCAGTATTCAGAACAGGAGGTTTATTGCATGTTGCATGCAGCATCGTTATGCATACGCCGGGATCCTCAATCGAGGCCTCGAATGTCGCAG GTGCTAAGGATACTGGAGGGTGACTTGGTCATGGACACAAATTGTGTGTCAACGCCAGGGTATGATGTGGGAAACCGGAGTGGTCGACTTTGGGCAGAGCAACAGCAACATCAACAATGTCATGTTCCCTTGGCAGATGAAGCATTGGGAGACTTCAGTGGGAAGCTGAACCTGGAGAATTTAAGGTCAACATATTGGGAGAGGGACAAGGCAAGGAGGACTTCATGTGAAGATGATTTGTAG
- the LOC107403793 gene encoding protein WHI4 gives MSQPPYDPYYLHLQQPPPIHQDFSDNTAINTLFVSGLPDDVKAREIHNLFRRRPGFDSCQLKYTGRGNQVVAFATFFNHQSAIAALHALNGVKFDPQTGSVLHIELARSNSRRKRKPGSGAYVVIDKRTKAEDNTQETSSDDGDSESDETSETKNHDSGNKGDLAVSKSGETAVDSDNAVAAVHEQTEKAVDGGPCSTLFIANLGPNCTEDELKQMLSEYPGFNMLKLRARGGMPVAFADFEEIEQANNAMDKLRGALLPSSDRGGMHIEYARSKMRKH, from the exons ATGTCTCAGCCACCGTACGATCCCTACTACCTTCATCTGCAACAGCCGCCACCAATTCATCAAGATTTCTCCGACAACACCGCCATTAACACGCTCTTCGTTTCCGGCCTCCCAGACGACGTCAAGGCGCGTGAGATTCACAACCTCTTTCGCCGGCGCCCCGGCTTCGACTCTTGCCAGCTCAAATACACCGGCCGTGGCAACCAG GTCGTTGCATTTGCTACGTTTTTCAATCATCAATCGGCAATTGCAGCACTTCATGCCCTAAAT GGTGTAAAATTTGATCCACAAACTGGATCAGTTCTGCATATCGAACTGGCCAGATCAAACTCAAGAAGGAAGCGTAAACCAG GTAGTGGAGCCTATGTTGTTATAGATAAAAGAACTAAAGCAGAAGATAATACTCAAGAAACATCTAGTGATGATG GAGACAGTGAATCTGACGAAACATCTGAAACCAAGAATCATGATTCTGGCAACAAGGGTGATTTAGCAGTCTCAAAAAG TGGTGAGACAGCGGTGGATTCTGATAATGCTGTAGCTGCTGTACAC GAACAAACAGAAAAGGCTGTTGATGGAGGACCCTGTTCCACTCTATTCATTGCAAATCTTGGTCCAAACTGCACTGAAGATGAACTAAAGCAAATGTTGTCTGA GTATCCTGGATTCAATATGCTCAAATTGCGTGCTAGAGGTGGAATGCCAGTTGCCTTTGCTGATTTTGAG GAAATTGAACAAGCCAACAACGCCATGGATAAACTTCGGGGCGCCCTGTTACCATCATCAGACAGGGGTGGCATGCATATAGA ATATGCAAGATCTAAAATGAGGAAGCATTAG
- the LOC107403762 gene encoding PRA1 family protein F3 has translation MTTYGTIPTSSSGPSSNLEYLSRAKARIREGLATRRPWKFMFNFHSFGLPSGFGDFIGRLRKNASYFRMNYAIIFLLILFLSLLWHPISLIVFVVMMAVWLFLYFLREEPLVIFHRTIDDRLVLVVLSVLTIVFLLLTHATLNILVALLIGLVVVVLHAAIRKTDDLYVDEENAALISA, from the coding sequence ATGACCACCTACGGCACAATCCCGACCTCTTCATCGGGACCTTCTTCGAATCTGGAGTACCTCTCTCGGGCCAAAGCGCGCATCAGGGAAGGTCTCGCCACTCGCCGCCCATGGAAGTTCATGTTCAACTTCCACTCCTTCGGATTGCCTTCCGGCTTTGGAGATTTCATCGGGCGTCTCCGTAAAAACGCCTCCTACTTCCGTATGAATTACGCCATCATCTTCCTCCTCATACTCTTCCTCAGCCTCCTCTGGCATCCTATCTCGCTGATCGTGTTCGTGGTCATGATGGCGGTTTGGCTTTTCCTTTACTTCTTGCGCGAGGAGCCGCTCGTGATCTTTCATCGCACCATTGACGACCGACTGGTGCTGGTCGTGCTCTCGGTGTTGACGATCGTGTTCTTGCTTTTGACGCATGCCACGCTTAATATCTTGGTGGCACTGCTGATTGGTTTGGTGGTGGTTGTTCTACACGCCGCAATTAGGAAGACCGACGATTTGTACGTGGATGAGGAAAACGCTGCTTTGATTAGTGCTTGA